The Streptomyces sp. NBC_00162 genome window below encodes:
- a CDS encoding P-II family nitrogen regulator, with amino-acid sequence MKLITAIVKPHKLDEIKEALQTFGVQGLTVTEASGYGRQRGHTEVYRGAEYTVDLVPKIRIEVLTEDTDAEEVIRVIVSAAATGKIGDGKVWSVPVDSVVRVRTGERGADAL; translated from the coding sequence ATGAAGCTGATCACCGCGATCGTCAAGCCGCACAAGCTGGACGAGATCAAGGAAGCCCTCCAGACCTTCGGAGTCCAGGGGCTCACGGTCACCGAGGCCAGCGGCTACGGCCGGCAGCGCGGCCACACCGAGGTCTACCGCGGCGCCGAGTACACCGTGGACCTCGTACCGAAGATCCGTATCGAGGTGCTCACCGAGGACACCGACGCCGAAGAGGTGATCCGGGTCATCGTGAGCGCCGCCGCCACCGGAAAGATCGGCGACGGCAAGGTGTGGAGCGTCCCCGTGGACTCGGTGGTCCGGGTCCGCACCGGCGAGCGCGGCGCTGACGCGCTCTAG